A genomic region of Candidatus Eisenbacteria bacterium contains the following coding sequences:
- a CDS encoding CDGSH iron-sulfur domain-containing protein: MAATRITVRNNASLRVEGDFEIVDHEGRPFGLAGRTTVSLCRCGQSANKPFCDSAHKTCGFDSVIVAFDMAPPAPKPPA, translated from the coding sequence ATGGCCGCCACGCGCATCACGGTCCGCAACAACGCGTCGCTCAGGGTGGAAGGGGACTTCGAGATCGTGGACCACGAAGGCCGGCCGTTCGGCCTCGCCGGCCGGACGACGGTGTCGCTGTGCCGCTGCGGGCAATCGGCGAACAAGCCGTTCTGCGACTCGGCCCACAAGACCTGCGGGTTCGACTCGGTGATCGTCGCCTTCGATATGGCCCCTCCGGCGCCCAAGCCGCCGGCGTGA
- a CDS encoding SURF1 family protein: protein MKPHPVAIGALALLVTAVCVAAGFWQLSRLAGKRALNAARAAALAAPAAPLAREPGGRSAQAGRKVVVAGEYDAARHVLLTARFHDSDLGVELLTPLRLDSGGSLLVDRGWLEAQDGLNAAPAQVAEPGQRRVTGVLVRVPARAGLPPWRRLAGAGEELWSTHELDSASVAAYLPGVPPSWLLLALPDSAAPVALARTGPPMLDEQVHLSYAIQWFCFALITAVGTLVIARRERRRRRQEVGPGRSAPD, encoded by the coding sequence GTGAAGCCGCATCCGGTCGCGATCGGCGCGCTCGCGCTGCTCGTCACGGCCGTGTGCGTCGCGGCGGGCTTCTGGCAGCTTTCGCGCCTCGCCGGCAAGCGCGCGCTCAACGCCGCGCGCGCCGCGGCGCTGGCGGCGCCGGCCGCGCCGCTGGCCCGCGAACCCGGCGGCCGATCCGCGCAGGCCGGTCGCAAGGTGGTGGTCGCCGGTGAGTACGACGCCGCGCGCCACGTGCTGCTCACGGCGCGCTTCCACGATTCCGATCTGGGCGTCGAGCTGCTGACCCCGCTGCGGCTCGATTCGGGCGGGTCGCTGCTCGTGGATCGGGGCTGGCTGGAGGCGCAGGACGGCCTGAACGCCGCTCCCGCGCAGGTGGCCGAGCCGGGGCAGCGCCGCGTGACCGGCGTGCTCGTACGCGTGCCCGCGCGCGCCGGCCTGCCGCCGTGGCGGAGGCTCGCGGGCGCCGGAGAAGAGCTCTGGTCCACCCACGAGCTGGATTCGGCGTCGGTCGCCGCGTACCTGCCCGGCGTGCCGCCCTCGTGGCTGCTCCTCGCGCTGCCCGATTCCGCGGCGCCCGTCGCGCTCGCACGCACCGGTCCGCCCATGCTCGACGAGCAGGTACACCTTTCCTATGCGATCCAATGGTTCTGCTTCGCGCTCATCACCGCCGTCGGCACGCTCGTGATCGCGAGGCGCGAGCGCCGCCGGCGCCGGCAGGAAGTCGGTCCGGGCAGGTCGGCGCCCGACTGA